A part of Olleya sp. Bg11-27 genomic DNA contains:
- a CDS encoding nicotinate phosphoribosyltransferase encodes MDITAAYTDLYQITMAQVYFVTKPNGKAVFDYYYRRNPFDNGYAIFAGLEDVLDILESLKFSESDISYLKQKGFENEFLEYLKNFSFKGSIRSSKEGDLVFPNRPILQVEANIIEAQIIETLLLNILNFQTLIATKASRIRYSAKDAILLDMGLRRAHATGGYYASRAAAIGGFDSTSNVKAAEDYNIASTGTMAHSFIQSYDNELDAFRDFAQVRPKNCVLLIDTYNTLKLGLPNAIIVAKEMEDKGEKLFGIRLDSGDLAYLSKKARAILDAADLSYVKIVVSNQLDEFVIKSLKEQQAPIDVFGVGTNLVTGRPDAALDGVYKLSEYNGDPRIKLSENIIKVSLPFKKQVYRMTDADGQFYGADAVAIYAEGEIDQMEHPFDITKQIDISALKKEPLLELVMEDGKRIIPARTVTEIAEYSQSRLAQLPDEYKRFQNPHTYKVGLSSQLKKERNDLINKHKS; translated from the coding sequence ATGGACATTACTGCAGCATATACGGATCTATATCAAATTACAATGGCGCAAGTCTATTTTGTGACTAAACCAAATGGTAAAGCGGTGTTTGACTATTATTACCGTCGTAATCCTTTTGATAATGGGTATGCCATATTTGCAGGGTTAGAAGATGTTTTAGATATACTAGAGTCGCTTAAATTCTCAGAGTCTGATATTTCTTATTTAAAACAAAAAGGCTTTGAGAACGAATTTTTAGAGTATTTAAAAAACTTTAGCTTTAAAGGTAGTATTCGCTCGAGTAAAGAAGGTGATCTTGTTTTTCCTAACCGTCCCATTTTACAGGTTGAAGCCAATATTATAGAAGCACAAATTATAGAAACCCTTTTACTAAATATTCTTAATTTTCAAACGCTAATCGCAACCAAAGCTAGCAGAATACGCTATAGTGCAAAAGATGCCATACTACTAGATATGGGATTACGTCGTGCCCATGCTACAGGTGGTTATTATGCGTCAAGAGCTGCTGCTATTGGTGGTTTTGACAGTACTAGTAATGTGAAAGCTGCAGAAGATTACAACATCGCATCAACAGGAACAATGGCACATTCGTTTATTCAGAGTTATGATAATGAATTGGACGCTTTTCGTGATTTTGCGCAAGTACGCCCTAAAAACTGTGTACTTTTAATTGATACTTATAATACCCTAAAATTAGGACTTCCAAATGCGATTATTGTTGCAAAAGAAATGGAAGACAAAGGTGAAAAATTATTCGGAATCCGATTGGACAGTGGTGATTTAGCCTATTTATCTAAAAAAGCAAGAGCCATTTTGGATGCTGCTGATTTAAGTTATGTAAAAATTGTAGTCTCTAATCAGTTAGACGAATTTGTTATAAAAAGTTTAAAAGAACAACAGGCGCCTATTGATGTTTTTGGTGTAGGAACTAATCTGGTTACTGGAAGACCAGATGCGGCGTTAGATGGTGTTTATAAATTATCTGAATATAATGGTGATCCAAGAATTAAACTCTCTGAAAACATCATAAAAGTATCACTACCTTTTAAAAAACAAGTGTACAGAATGACTGATGCCGACGGACAATTTTATGGTGCAGATGCTGTGGCTATTTATGCCGAAGGTGAGATTGATCAAATGGAACACCCTTTTGATATTACCAAGCAAATAGATATTAGTGCACTAAAAAAAGAACCGTTATTAGAGTTAGTCATGGAAGATGGTAAACGTATAATTCCTGCTAGAACTGTTACCGAAATTGCAGAATATTCGCAATCGCGTTTAGCACAACTTCCGGATGAATATAAACGTTTTCAAAATCCACATACCTATAAAGTTGGATTGAGTAGTCAACTTAAAAAGGAACGAAACGATCTAATTAACAAACATAAAAGTTAA
- a CDS encoding metal-dependent hydrolase has product MDSLTQIVLGAAVGEAVLGRKVGNKAMLYGAIAGTIPDLDVLASFFTDNVTALYVHRGFTHSIVFSVLFAPILAWIVTRYESYKNFKNWTWLFFLAFVTHPILDAHTTWGTQLFWPFDLRLAFKNIFVVDPLYTVPFLVFLILAMRQKRSSKRRRFYNSMGLILSTSYLALTLLLKWAAYTKFESALATQNIDYSDIDTRPSPLNTILWSANVQTEDAYLLGNYSFFDSQPITFESYPKNHDLLGSLVEDKSVKQMIAITEGWYTITKENNTLYFNDLRFGLLSLKPKSTNFVFKYKLEVDPTGKVSFIEAPKDSNDGKKLLSELWQRLKGN; this is encoded by the coding sequence ATGGATTCATTAACACAAATAGTATTAGGAGCAGCTGTAGGCGAAGCTGTTTTAGGTAGAAAAGTTGGAAATAAAGCCATGCTATATGGTGCTATTGCGGGAACTATTCCTGATTTAGATGTCCTAGCATCCTTTTTTACAGACAATGTCACTGCACTTTATGTACATCGTGGATTTACACATTCCATTGTGTTTTCTGTCCTTTTCGCGCCCATATTGGCATGGATTGTGACACGGTACGAAAGCTATAAAAACTTTAAAAACTGGACTTGGCTATTCTTTTTAGCCTTTGTAACACACCCTATTTTAGATGCACATACGACTTGGGGAACACAACTATTTTGGCCTTTTGATTTACGATTAGCCTTCAAAAACATATTTGTAGTTGATCCCTTATACACCGTGCCTTTTCTAGTATTTTTAATTTTAGCAATGCGTCAAAAGCGCAGCTCTAAAAGACGTCGTTTTTATAATAGCATGGGATTGATTTTAAGCACCTCATATTTAGCATTAACCTTATTATTAAAGTGGGCAGCTTATACAAAATTTGAATCCGCTTTAGCAACACAAAATATTGATTATTCAGATATTGACACTAGACCATCACCTTTAAACACGATACTTTGGAGTGCCAATGTGCAAACTGAAGATGCCTATTTACTTGGAAATTATTCGTTTTTTGATAGCCAACCCATCACTTTTGAAAGCTATCCAAAAAACCACGACTTATTAGGTAGTCTTGTTGAGGATAAAAGTGTAAAACAAATGATTGCTATTACTGAAGGTTGGTATACTATTACTAAAGAAAATAATACGCTTTACTTTAACGATTTACGCTTTGGATTATTAAGTTTAAAGCCAAAATCAACCAATTTTGTTTTTAAATACAAATTAGAAGTTGATCCTACCGGTAAAGTTTCATTTATAGAGGCGCCTAAAGATTCTAATGATGGTAAAAAATTACTATCAGAACTTTGGCAACGCTTAAAAGGGAATTAA
- the pncA gene encoding bifunctional nicotinamidase/pyrazinamidase has product MKTLLVIDVQNDFMPSGSLAVPDGDNIVPVINSIQDKFDLIVATQDWHPKTHSSFAVNHDNKSNFDNIEWRGKLQTLWPEHCVEGSKGAELHPELDTTKYEAIFRKGTDINIDSYSAFYDNNHLKATGLTGYLKEKEIKKLYFCGLASDICVYFSIRDAIQEGFECYFIEDAAKPLDLKAFETIKIKMVAMGVHIITSESI; this is encoded by the coding sequence ATGAAAACACTTTTAGTCATTGATGTACAAAACGATTTTATGCCTAGCGGATCTCTTGCAGTACCCGATGGAGATAACATTGTTCCCGTAATAAATAGCATACAAGATAAATTCGATTTGATTGTAGCTACGCAAGATTGGCATCCAAAAACGCATTCTAGCTTTGCTGTAAACCATGATAATAAATCTAATTTTGATAACATAGAATGGCGCGGGAAATTGCAAACCTTATGGCCGGAACATTGTGTGGAAGGCAGTAAAGGAGCCGAATTACATCCAGAATTAGACACTACAAAATACGAAGCTATTTTTAGAAAAGGTACTGATATAAATATTGATAGTTATAGCGCCTTTTATGATAATAATCATTTAAAAGCAACAGGGTTAACAGGTTATCTAAAAGAAAAGGAGATCAAAAAACTCTATTTTTGTGGTCTAGCATCTGATATTTGTGTTTACTTTTCTATTCGCGATGCTATTCAAGAAGGTTTTGAATGTTATTTTATTGAAGATGCTGCTAAACCTTTAGATCTAAAAGCATTTGAAACTATTAAGATTAAAATGGTTGCTATGGGTGTACATATTATAACTTCAGAATCTATATAA
- a CDS encoding TolC family protein has protein sequence MKKHIYIVALLFVFSMSVKAQDLVPIAKSDVLSKVSENNTSIKISEQDFNAARADYRQTNAVFLPNITASHTAMATTNPLMAFGSKLNQEILTQNDFSPALLNDPSQIENYATKFEIQQPLINLDGIYQRKAAKSKMEAMSLKTERTQEYLVFEVDKAYMQLQLAYKAVTVLEKALEAANANKKLADDSFKQGYLQRADVLNVEVRVTEVQNQLQTAKSNVQNASNYLSFLMNDDTYVVYTPTDELTIASFTLEDKMVSENRSDIKAMQLSTNAYEAMNKADKMAFLPRLNAFGSYELYDDKIFQGDANGYLFGAQLSWDIFKGSKRFGKAQKSKAEFEKSKLEYNQYVSQSNLELNKAKRAFTDADNKLKLTTLALQQSEESLRIRTNRFKEGLEKTSDLLMADTQYAQKQLEYYQTIFEYNYTQAYLQFLTKE, from the coding sequence ATGAAAAAACACATATATATAGTCGCTTTACTTTTTGTTTTCAGTATGTCTGTAAAAGCACAAGACTTGGTGCCCATAGCAAAATCTGATGTTTTGTCAAAAGTATCTGAGAATAATACTAGTATAAAAATTTCCGAACAAGATTTTAATGCGGCTAGAGCAGACTACAGACAAACTAATGCTGTGTTTTTGCCAAACATTACAGCAAGTCACACTGCAATGGCGACAACCAATCCTTTAATGGCTTTTGGTTCTAAATTAAATCAAGAGATTTTAACACAGAATGATTTTAGTCCTGCGTTGTTAAACGATCCTTCTCAAATTGAAAACTACGCAACCAAATTCGAAATTCAGCAACCATTAATAAACTTAGATGGTATTTACCAACGTAAAGCTGCTAAGTCAAAAATGGAAGCTATGTCTTTAAAGACAGAACGGACACAAGAGTATTTAGTGTTTGAAGTAGATAAAGCCTACATGCAATTACAATTAGCATATAAAGCAGTTACTGTTTTAGAAAAAGCGTTAGAAGCTGCAAACGCTAATAAAAAATTAGCAGATGATAGTTTTAAACAAGGCTATTTACAACGTGCAGATGTTTTGAATGTGGAAGTACGTGTTACTGAAGTTCAGAATCAGTTGCAAACCGCTAAAAGTAATGTGCAAAATGCCTCTAATTATTTGTCTTTTTTAATGAATGATGACACTTATGTGGTTTACACACCAACGGATGAATTAACCATTGCCTCTTTTACTTTAGAGGATAAAATGGTGTCTGAAAATCGTTCAGATATTAAAGCCATGCAATTATCAACCAATGCTTATGAAGCGATGAATAAAGCCGATAAGATGGCATTTTTACCGCGTTTAAATGCATTTGGGAGTTACGAGTTGTATGACGATAAAATTTTTCAAGGTGATGCAAATGGGTATTTATTTGGAGCACAATTAAGTTGGGATATTTTTAAAGGCTCAAAGCGTTTTGGAAAAGCACAAAAAAGTAAAGCCGAATTTGAAAAATCGAAGTTAGAATACAATCAATATGTATCACAAAGTAATTTAGAACTAAACAAAGCAAAACGTGCGTTTACAGATGCTGATAATAAGTTAAAATTAACAACTTTAGCATTACAACAATCGGAAGAGTCGTTACGTATTAGAACCAATAGATTTAAAGAAGGTTTAGAAAAAACGTCTGATTTATTAATGGCGGATACACAATATGCGCAAAAGCAATTGGAATACTACCAAACTATTTTTGAATACAATTACACACAAGCATACTTACAATTTTTAACTAAAGAATAA
- a CDS encoding NAD(P)/FAD-dependent oxidoreductase, producing MSKIVILGAGISGHVAATHLRRKLPKKHEVVVVSPNSNYQWVPSNIWVGIGRMKSEKIYFPLEPLYKKKGIGYKQAKAISFFPEGDKIEEKPYVLSEYVVGDNKGQQEKITYDYLINATGPKLNFEATPGLIPGKNKAYSVCTYSHADHAWEGLKEIIQQMKAGKKAKILIGTGHAKSTCQGAAFEYILNVEQELRKHNVRDMAEVTWISNEYQLGDFGMDGMLLSYGSMTMKSHEMVEMIFEDRDIKWILGAGVEKIEDGIAYYENLEGEHKAETYDFAMLIPSFSGHGFKAYDKNENDITEKLFKGFMIVDADYTSKPYEEWSVKDWPETYQNPSYKNIFAPGIAFAPPHAISKPRTSKNGTVISPAPPRTGMPSGITAKLVADNIIDSIKSGKESLNHKGSMGNMGAACIASAGYGMTKGSGVSITTYPIVPDYKKYPKTQGRQLGKTFGEIGLAGHWLKLALHYAFIYKAKMKPFWWLIPE from the coding sequence ATGTCTAAAATCGTCATTTTAGGAGCAGGAATTTCTGGTCACGTTGCAGCAACTCATTTACGTAGAAAACTACCAAAAAAACACGAAGTGGTTGTAGTGTCTCCTAATAGTAATTACCAATGGGTACCATCTAATATTTGGGTTGGAATTGGAAGAATGAAATCGGAGAAAATTTATTTCCCATTAGAACCTTTATATAAAAAGAAAGGGATTGGTTATAAACAAGCAAAAGCAATTTCGTTTTTTCCTGAAGGCGATAAAATCGAAGAAAAACCTTATGTTTTATCGGAATATGTAGTGGGAGACAATAAAGGCCAACAAGAAAAAATAACATACGATTATTTAATTAATGCCACAGGTCCAAAACTTAATTTTGAAGCCACTCCAGGTTTAATTCCTGGTAAAAACAAAGCTTATTCTGTTTGTACATATTCTCACGCAGATCATGCTTGGGAAGGTTTAAAGGAAATCATCCAGCAAATGAAAGCTGGTAAAAAAGCTAAAATTTTAATAGGTACAGGACACGCAAAATCAACTTGTCAAGGTGCTGCTTTTGAATATATATTAAATGTAGAACAAGAATTGCGCAAGCATAATGTTCGTGATATGGCAGAAGTCACTTGGATTTCTAACGAATACCAATTAGGCGATTTCGGTATGGATGGTATGCTATTAAGCTACGGAAGTATGACCATGAAATCTCATGAAATGGTTGAAATGATTTTTGAAGACAGAGACATTAAATGGATTCTTGGTGCAGGAGTCGAAAAAATTGAGGATGGTATTGCCTATTACGAAAACTTAGAAGGAGAACATAAAGCCGAAACTTATGATTTTGCAATGTTAATTCCTTCATTTTCTGGTCACGGTTTTAAAGCTTATGATAAAAATGAAAACGACATCACAGAAAAACTATTTAAAGGATTTATGATTGTTGACGCCGATTACACGTCAAAACCATACGAAGAATGGTCTGTAAAAGATTGGCCTGAAACGTATCAAAATCCGAGTTATAAAAACATTTTTGCACCAGGAATTGCATTTGCACCACCACACGCCATTTCTAAACCAAGAACAAGCAAAAACGGAACAGTTATTTCACCAGCACCTCCACGTACAGGAATGCCTTCTGGTATTACTGCCAAATTGGTCGCAGATAATATTATCGATTCTATTAAAAGTGGAAAAGAATCTTTAAATCATAAAGGGTCTATGGGAAATATGGGGGCAGCTTGTATTGCTTCTGCAGGTTATGGAATGACAAAGGGAAGTGGTGTTAGTATTACAACGTATCCCATTGTCCCAGATTATAAAAAATATCCAAAAACGCAAGGTAGACAATTAGGAAAAACCTTTGGAGAAATTGGTTTAGCAGGACATTGGTTAAAACTAGCGTTGCATTATGCATTCATCTATAAAGCAAAAATGAAACCTTTTTGGTGGTTGATTCCAGAATAA
- a CDS encoding efflux RND transporter periplasmic adaptor subunit has product MKKTYTILTLSVALLVASCGSEDKKPVVNNSPAISVKTSQVTANTNSPFLSVSGKIQATNSADLSTRMMGYVNKVYVNVGDKVRKGQLLVSINNSDLQAKRAQVNAGITEANAALNNAQKDYNRFKNLFADNSASQKEMDDMTANYEMAKARVEGANQMKNEINAQFAYSNITAPFSGTVTSKNVEAGNMANPGVSLISIETPGNFEVMAMVPETEISDIKTGTTVDVLVKSINKTLKGKVKEVSTSAKNTGGQYLVKIDLDKTEATILSGMFTTVQFPVKRKATSSMVLIPNEAIVTNGQLSGVYTVSQSNTALLRWLRLGRIFGDQVEVLSGLNADEAYIVSSEGKLFNGAKVTIQ; this is encoded by the coding sequence ATGAAAAAAACATATACAATCCTAACACTTTCTGTAGCGCTATTAGTAGCGAGTTGTGGTAGCGAAGACAAAAAACCAGTTGTAAATAATTCGCCAGCAATTAGTGTAAAAACGAGTCAAGTTACAGCAAATACCAACAGTCCTTTTTTATCTGTAAGTGGAAAAATTCAAGCCACTAATAGTGCAGATTTAAGTACTAGAATGATGGGTTATGTTAATAAAGTGTACGTAAATGTTGGAGATAAAGTACGTAAAGGACAATTATTAGTATCAATTAATAATAGCGATTTACAAGCTAAAAGAGCGCAAGTAAATGCGGGGATTACAGAAGCAAATGCAGCTTTAAATAATGCACAAAAAGATTACAACCGTTTTAAAAATTTGTTTGCGGATAATAGTGCGTCTCAAAAAGAGATGGATGATATGACTGCAAATTACGAAATGGCAAAAGCTAGAGTAGAGGGTGCCAATCAAATGAAAAACGAGATTAACGCACAATTTGCTTATAGTAATATTACTGCACCTTTTAGCGGAACAGTGACTAGTAAAAATGTAGAAGCTGGTAACATGGCAAATCCTGGTGTATCATTAATAAGTATAGAAACACCTGGGAATTTTGAAGTGATGGCAATGGTACCGGAAACTGAAATTTCTGATATTAAAACAGGAACTACAGTAGATGTTTTGGTTAAATCGATTAATAAAACTTTAAAAGGAAAAGTAAAAGAAGTAAGTACATCAGCCAAAAATACTGGAGGACAATATTTAGTAAAAATAGATTTAGATAAAACAGAGGCTACTATTTTATCTGGGATGTTTACAACAGTTCAATTTCCTGTGAAAAGAAAAGCAACGTCATCAATGGTTTTAATACCAAACGAAGCTATTGTCACAAACGGACAATTATCTGGTGTGTATACAGTAAGCCAAAGCAATACAGCATTATTACGTTGGTTGCGTTTAGGTAGAATTTTTGGGGATCAAGTGGAAGTATTATCTGGTTTAAATGCAGACGAAGCATACATTGTTTCTTCTGAAGGCAAACTGTTTAATGGTGCGAAGGTTACAATTCAATAA
- a CDS encoding efflux RND transporter permease subunit: MKEGIAGKIAKVFMQSKLTVLLMIVFMVVGVYSSFLIPREEEPQIDVPMADIFVGYPGASPTEVESRVIKPLEQLISNIKGVEYVYSTSMKEQGMVIVQFYVGEDIERSFVKLYNEINKHMDQMPEGVTFPLVKTRAIDDVPMLGLTLWSENYDDYQLNQMAQELEAEIKKINDVAITHKIGGRDRQLRVVLDKDKLAASGLDFLSVSEMIKANNSQLSAGSFDKNDTEFLVNTGSFLASVTDVENLVVGVQQNQPIYLKQVAKIIDGPEVPQNYVSIGYGKGSVKSADYKSEYPAVTISVAKRKGADAMKIADVIIDKVDHLRSTLIPDDVHVEVTRNYGETASHKVSELLWHLIGSIFAVTLVVMLAMGWRGGLVVFLSVPITFALTLLSYYMMDYTLNRITLFALVFVTGIVVDDSIIIAENMHRHFKMKRLPFKDAALYAINEVGNPTILATFTVIASVLPMAFVSGLMGPYMAPMPIGASIAMILSLFVALTITPYLGYIFLKEKDKKGAEEKPEQPVEDTLIYKIYNKFERPLLESKGKRWLFLGITFMVLMATMVLFFTKSVAVKMLPFDNKNEFQVVIDMPEGTTLERTGVVAQEVSQYLATRPEVVNYQNYVGTSAPITFNGLVRHYDLRGGSNMADIQVNLIDKGERDIQSHGIAKLMRPDIQKIAAKYNANIKLVEVPPGPPVLSTIVAEVYGPDYNEQIKIANGVQDILKNTDDVVDIDWMVEADQTEYQFDINKEKAMLYGVAPHQIAYTMNMALSNRAITNLYDEDAVTQVGLILALDEKEKSTITDISQLKVKSKQGNMVPIADLVTITETIAAKSIYRKNQKRVVYVMADMAGELESPAYAILGMEEKLKEIPLPKGYELNEMYLGQPDFEDNYTVKWDGEWQITLEVFRDLGIAFLGAIILIYILIVGWFQNFKAPIVMMVAIPLSLIGIILGHWIMGAFFTATSFIGMIALAGIMVRNSVLLIDFINIRTAEGVPLKQACIEAGAVRTTPILLTAGTVVIGAFVILFDPIFQGLAISLMGGTIVSTVLTLLVVPLVYYMIEKKNYK; encoded by the coding sequence ATGAAAGAAGGAATCGCAGGTAAAATTGCCAAAGTCTTTATGCAATCGAAGCTTACAGTGCTTTTGATGATTGTATTTATGGTGGTTGGTGTGTACAGTTCGTTTTTAATTCCGCGTGAAGAAGAACCGCAAATTGATGTGCCTATGGCAGATATTTTTGTAGGGTATCCAGGAGCAAGTCCTACGGAAGTAGAGTCACGTGTGATCAAGCCTTTAGAGCAATTAATTTCGAATATTAAAGGTGTGGAATATGTGTATTCTACGTCTATGAAAGAGCAAGGAATGGTCATCGTACAGTTTTATGTTGGCGAAGATATTGAGCGCTCTTTTGTAAAATTATACAACGAAATTAACAAGCACATGGACCAAATGCCGGAAGGTGTTACGTTTCCGTTAGTAAAAACGCGTGCGATTGACGATGTGCCAATGTTGGGTTTAACGTTGTGGAGTGAAAATTATGACGACTACCAGTTAAACCAAATGGCTCAAGAGTTGGAAGCCGAAATTAAGAAGATAAATGATGTGGCTATTACGCATAAAATTGGTGGTAGAGATCGTCAATTACGTGTGGTTTTAGATAAAGATAAATTAGCTGCAAGTGGTTTGGACTTTTTGTCGGTTTCGGAAATGATTAAAGCAAATAACAGCCAATTAAGTGCTGGAAGTTTTGATAAGAATGATACTGAATTTTTAGTAAATACAGGTTCGTTTTTAGCTTCGGTTACTGATGTTGAAAATCTGGTGGTTGGTGTGCAACAAAATCAGCCTATTTATTTAAAGCAAGTCGCAAAAATTATTGATGGACCAGAAGTACCACAAAATTATGTGAGTATAGGTTACGGAAAAGGAAGTGTGAAATCGGCTGATTATAAGTCGGAATATCCTGCAGTAACTATTTCGGTAGCGAAACGTAAAGGAGCAGATGCCATGAAAATTGCTGATGTGATTATTGATAAAGTAGATCATTTACGTAGTACTTTAATTCCGGATGATGTACATGTGGAAGTCACTAGAAATTATGGTGAAACAGCGTCTCATAAAGTATCGGAATTACTATGGCACCTTATTGGGTCTATCTTTGCGGTAACACTTGTAGTAATGCTAGCCATGGGGTGGCGTGGTGGATTGGTCGTGTTTTTATCGGTGCCAATTACGTTTGCCTTAACGTTGTTGAGTTACTACATGATGGATTACACGCTAAACCGAATTACCTTATTCGCGTTAGTATTTGTAACGGGAATTGTGGTGGATGACTCGATTATTATTGCCGAAAATATGCACCGACATTTTAAGATGAAACGCTTACCATTTAAAGACGCAGCTTTGTATGCAATTAACGAAGTTGGGAACCCAACCATTTTAGCAACATTTACAGTTATAGCATCTGTTTTACCTATGGCTTTTGTGTCTGGATTAATGGGACCATATATGGCACCAATGCCAATTGGAGCATCTATAGCTATGATATTATCTTTATTTGTAGCCTTAACTATTACACCTTATTTAGGATATATTTTTCTAAAAGAAAAAGATAAAAAAGGCGCAGAAGAGAAACCAGAGCAGCCTGTTGAGGACACGCTTATTTATAAGATTTATAACAAGTTTGAACGTCCTTTATTAGAAAGCAAAGGTAAGCGTTGGTTGTTTTTAGGGATAACGTTTATGGTCTTAATGGCGACAATGGTGTTGTTTTTTACAAAATCGGTTGCTGTAAAAATGTTACCATTTGATAATAAGAATGAGTTCCAAGTAGTTATTGATATGCCAGAAGGTACCACACTAGAACGCACAGGAGTTGTAGCACAAGAAGTGTCGCAATATTTAGCGACGCGACCAGAAGTGGTTAATTATCAAAATTACGTTGGTACATCTGCACCAATTACGTTTAACGGTTTGGTGCGTCATTACGATTTACGAGGAGGAAGCAATATGGCAGATATCCAAGTAAATTTAATTGATAAAGGCGAACGTGATATTCAAAGTCATGGTATAGCAAAATTAATGCGTCCAGATATTCAGAAAATTGCAGCAAAGTATAACGCTAACATTAAATTGGTAGAGGTACCACCAGGACCTCCAGTATTGTCAACGATTGTTGCAGAAGTGTATGGACCTGATTATAACGAGCAAATTAAAATTGCCAATGGCGTTCAAGATATTTTAAAAAACACAGATGATGTGGTAGATATCGATTGGATGGTGGAAGCGGATCAAACCGAATATCAGTTTGATATTAACAAAGAAAAAGCAATGCTATATGGTGTTGCGCCACATCAAATTGCTTACACTATGAATATGGCGTTATCTAACAGAGCGATCACAAATTTATATGATGAAGATGCGGTTACTCAAGTCGGTTTGATATTGGCTTTAGATGAAAAAGAGAAATCTACAATTACTGATATTTCGCAATTAAAAGTAAAATCGAAACAAGGGAATATGGTGCCTATTGCAGATTTGGTAACTATTACGGAAACGATAGCTGCAAAAAGTATTTATCGTAAAAACCAAAAGCGCGTGGTTTACGTGATGGCAGATATGGCTGGAGAATTAGAAAGTCCTGCGTATGCTATTCTTGGAATGGAAGAAAAGTTAAAAGAGATTCCGTTACCAAAAGGTTATGAGTTAAACGAAATGTATTTAGGTCAACCAGATTTTGAAGATAATTATACGGTAAAATGGGATGGCGAATGGCAAATTACTTTAGAGGTATTTAGAGATTTAGGTATTGCCTTTTTAGGAGCCATTATCTTAATATACATTTTAATTGTAGGCTGGTTCCAAAACTTTAAAGCACCAATCGTTATGATGGTTGCGATACCATTATCGTTAATCGGAATTATACTAGGACATTGGATTATGGGAGCGTTTTTTACCGCAACGTCGTTTATTGGTATGATTGCTTTAGCAGGAATTATGGTTCGGAATTCGGTATTACTTATTGATTTTATTAATATAAGAACAGCAGAAGGTGTGCCACTAAAGCAAGCGTGTATTGAAGCAGGTGCGGTGCGTACAACGCCAATTTTATTAACAGCAGGAACGGTTGTTATTGGAGCATTTGTGATACTGTTTGATCCGATTTTTCAAGGATTGGCGATATCATTAATGGGAGGGACTATTGTGTCTACAGTATTGACTTTATTGGTTGTGCCATTAGTGTATTATATGATAGAGAAGAAGAATTATAAATGA